A window of the Thalassoglobus sp. JC818 genome harbors these coding sequences:
- a CDS encoding DUF4332 domain-containing protein has product MNFRRISIDHFGAFDNFQIEHLSDGLNVLHGSNGSGKSTVLEFLRGVLCGFDRSRRQHFLPASGGHSAGGGILCALPEFNFAITRRSRPGHRDTLAITTKSTDESIPSHVRSQIAKLDEDLIRTIFFVSGHEAHSIPEMVRVAKRDGISLVHRSTNPAWLAERIETVDLFRNAAADPVPGQAELERLTRRKKALRDQIDSLAQSQRGRDLDWSQKLDQLQTRIRTLSDRSQWTLTELEACQADLSELQLRLWNTKKQLAKPRQPQATPQSPKVQQMQAFDSKAIDSLDREITNAQRVLKDLARSRYELSVLVADLTGSHSDQAAIAANFEQQRSGIARIEEEVHQLIDQLGSINQPTEIPASQRHSSTQEFQRSLTTIQDQLALICRSLGQQQNITQRSTILTQRKGVDRCERQLVRQIQRLQKERELLVSQLSNDFGERKQLLTENEAQRCECVHHGIEKPKAVRAESTPLPQPASREDVLEQRQQTLKLEAKLIARKRKLQTSWWRLVEELCSCRQELAEHRALVHDHANDRRIQILKQEYNELEQQHSDALEQSQSLIVLQSVLQRTQEYLDQEVSCPVITEASELLNKMTDGRHTGFQYCEKTDQLNVLNESGTLLPLTALSRGTNEQASLSFRLALWNEYSRRGVELPLVFDECLSDSDDDRVLACVDALIESCGENRQILFFTCQDRLSELFEQRGTSVRTLPGSNRIPQVTRIRQQPLAPLPSENRIPVASHQEDSQIIHSLHAREPFWLAPDQSIGVLPSLSEQMVRRLGALGVRTIGDLIGLDPEITEMPLDSLQISAATLRNWQAEARLLCCVPNLTGRDAQTLVAIGVLSPSELSQADAGDLVRRMERAHSGSGEYGPLEWLSSELVRPNQKLCHSWIQFARSSRTMRQARGESNQELRTDRSHPLPSSHFSHRTVESETEFPAPLKGSISWEPDRFALDSLATAETSRSRSNYRFLLSPDSLVSETPGIGQRAAERLNRIGLTTVFDLLHRDPREISRRLSRPRYTVSVVERWQHLATLLCRIPELRAAHAEILVACGVTQVEALLRLTPQQLLETIRQHANSPSWQRSPKVGPLPSLEDVTQWIALARHSRELRAA; this is encoded by the coding sequence ATGAATTTTCGACGGATTTCGATCGACCATTTTGGTGCTTTCGACAATTTCCAAATCGAACACCTCTCAGACGGTTTGAACGTCCTGCACGGCTCCAACGGGTCCGGAAAGTCGACCGTTCTGGAATTCCTGCGCGGCGTCTTGTGCGGCTTCGATCGCTCTCGCCGACAACACTTCCTGCCAGCCAGCGGGGGGCATTCTGCAGGGGGAGGAATTCTGTGTGCGCTTCCTGAATTTAATTTTGCGATCACGCGCCGATCCCGCCCTGGACATCGAGACACTTTGGCGATCACCACCAAATCAACAGACGAGTCGATCCCGAGTCACGTCCGATCACAGATCGCAAAGCTCGACGAAGATCTGATTCGGACAATCTTCTTCGTCAGTGGACACGAAGCTCACTCTATCCCTGAAATGGTCCGAGTCGCAAAAAGAGACGGCATTTCTCTCGTGCATCGATCGACCAATCCGGCGTGGCTTGCTGAACGCATCGAAACCGTTGATCTCTTCCGAAACGCGGCAGCTGATCCGGTCCCGGGTCAGGCAGAACTCGAACGATTGACGCGACGCAAAAAGGCATTGCGGGACCAGATTGATTCGCTCGCTCAATCTCAACGCGGCCGCGATCTCGACTGGTCTCAGAAACTCGATCAACTGCAGACGCGAATTCGCACGTTGAGTGACCGTTCACAGTGGACACTTACTGAACTGGAAGCTTGTCAGGCTGATCTCTCAGAACTGCAACTGCGACTCTGGAATACAAAGAAGCAGCTCGCCAAGCCGCGACAACCACAGGCGACTCCTCAGTCACCAAAAGTGCAGCAGATGCAGGCTTTTGATTCGAAGGCAATTGACTCTCTTGATCGAGAGATCACGAATGCGCAACGTGTTCTGAAAGACTTGGCACGTTCCCGTTACGAGCTCAGCGTTCTCGTTGCAGATTTGACAGGTTCGCATTCTGATCAAGCGGCGATCGCTGCCAACTTTGAACAACAACGCAGCGGAATCGCCCGCATCGAAGAAGAAGTTCACCAACTCATCGATCAGCTGGGATCAATCAATCAGCCCACCGAAATTCCAGCAAGTCAGAGACACTCTTCCACACAGGAATTTCAACGGTCTCTGACGACAATTCAGGATCAACTGGCCCTCATCTGCAGAAGCCTCGGCCAACAACAGAACATCACTCAGCGCTCGACGATTCTCACACAGCGGAAGGGTGTCGATCGCTGCGAGCGGCAACTCGTCCGTCAGATTCAACGCTTGCAGAAAGAACGCGAACTTCTCGTCAGTCAATTGTCGAATGATTTCGGCGAACGCAAACAGCTGTTAACCGAAAACGAAGCCCAACGATGCGAATGCGTTCACCACGGAATTGAGAAACCGAAAGCTGTCCGTGCTGAAAGCACTCCTCTCCCACAGCCAGCATCACGCGAAGACGTTCTGGAACAGCGTCAGCAGACTCTCAAGCTGGAAGCAAAACTGATTGCTCGAAAACGCAAACTCCAAACCAGCTGGTGGCGTCTCGTCGAAGAGCTTTGCAGCTGCCGTCAAGAACTCGCCGAACATCGGGCGTTGGTTCACGATCATGCGAATGACCGCCGGATTCAAATTCTCAAGCAAGAGTACAACGAGCTTGAGCAGCAGCATTCTGACGCACTCGAACAGAGTCAATCGCTGATCGTCCTTCAGTCAGTCCTGCAACGGACTCAAGAATATCTTGATCAGGAAGTCAGCTGCCCGGTGATTACGGAAGCCTCCGAACTTCTCAATAAGATGACCGATGGCCGACATACCGGGTTTCAGTACTGTGAAAAGACCGATCAGCTCAACGTCTTGAACGAGTCGGGAACACTGCTGCCGCTGACAGCCCTGAGTCGCGGGACGAACGAGCAAGCATCGCTCAGCTTCCGACTTGCTCTCTGGAATGAATACTCTCGAAGAGGCGTCGAGTTGCCGCTTGTATTCGACGAGTGCCTTTCGGACAGCGATGACGATCGCGTTCTCGCTTGCGTCGATGCGTTGATCGAATCATGCGGTGAGAATCGGCAGATCCTCTTCTTCACCTGTCAGGATCGATTGTCGGAGCTCTTCGAACAACGTGGAACTTCCGTCCGAACTCTTCCCGGTTCGAATCGGATTCCTCAAGTCACCCGAATTCGTCAACAACCGCTCGCTCCTCTTCCATCAGAAAACCGGATTCCAGTCGCTTCCCACCAGGAAGACTCTCAGATCATTCATTCCCTTCACGCACGCGAACCATTCTGGTTGGCCCCTGATCAATCGATTGGTGTGCTACCATCATTGAGTGAGCAGATGGTGCGACGACTGGGGGCACTTGGCGTCCGCACAATTGGTGATCTGATCGGGCTCGACCCCGAGATCACAGAAATGCCGCTGGACAGCCTCCAGATTTCGGCAGCAACTCTTCGCAACTGGCAAGCGGAGGCTCGACTTCTGTGCTGTGTTCCGAACTTGACGGGAAGAGATGCTCAAACGCTCGTCGCGATTGGAGTCCTCAGCCCCAGCGAACTTTCTCAAGCTGACGCGGGAGATCTAGTTCGCCGCATGGAACGAGCTCATTCCGGTTCGGGAGAATATGGTCCTCTGGAATGGTTGAGTTCCGAGCTGGTTCGGCCGAATCAAAAGCTGTGTCATTCGTGGATTCAGTTCGCTCGAAGTTCCCGCACTATGCGACAGGCTCGCGGAGAGTCAAATCAAGAACTTCGCACGGATCGTTCGCACCCGCTACCCTCATCTCACTTTTCGCATCGAACAGTCGAATCCGAAACGGAATTCCCTGCACCGCTCAAGGGCAGTATCAGCTGGGAGCCGGATCGCTTCGCTCTCGATTCGCTGGCCACTGCAGAAACGAGCCGTTCCCGCTCGAACTATCGATTCCTGTTGAGCCCTGACAGCTTGGTCAGCGAAACTCCCGGAATCGGTCAACGGGCTGCGGAGCGCCTCAACCGCATCGGTCTGACCACCGTCTTCGATTTACTCCATCGTGATCCCCGAGAAATCAGCCGACGGCTCAGCCGACCGCGATACACTGTGAGTGTCGTTGAGCGATGGCAGCATCTCGCGACTCTGCTGTGCAGAATCCCGGAACTCCGGGCGGCTCATGCAGAAATCCTCGTGGCCTGTGGCGTCACGCAGGTTGAAGCACTCCTGCGACTCACGCCTCAGCAACTCCTCGAAACGATTCGACAACATGCGAATTCGCCTTCGTGGCAGCGTTCCCCGAAAGTCGGACCTCTGCCCAGCCTCGAAGATGTCACGCAATGGATCGCCCTGGCCCGTCACTCTCGCGAACTCCGAGCAGCTTAA
- the purQ gene encoding phosphoribosylformylglycinamidine synthase I, translated as MASPRVCVLRAPGTNCDHETAHAFELAGGEAERVHLFRVLENPEVLKQYQILCIPGGFSYGDDVGAGVVFGTQLKTRLADTIQEFLQSDTLTLGICNGFQVLMKSGILPGGADQQSKDSNSEPEATLTWNESGRYTDLWVNLKSCSSRNVFLKGIDQLESPIAHAEGRLRVSDESVLQTWEENGQVALRYTTASGADSSESSANNVLPYPENPNGSFSNIAGLGDPSGRVLGLMPHPERFLFATQHPQWTRKNLRGDGAGLQIFKNAVEYF; from the coding sequence ATGGCCAGTCCACGAGTTTGTGTGCTCCGTGCCCCAGGTACGAATTGCGATCACGAAACAGCCCACGCTTTCGAATTGGCGGGAGGGGAAGCCGAACGTGTGCACCTGTTTCGTGTCCTCGAAAATCCGGAAGTCCTCAAGCAGTACCAGATTCTCTGTATTCCGGGAGGATTCAGCTACGGTGACGATGTCGGAGCCGGCGTTGTCTTTGGGACGCAACTCAAAACACGGTTGGCAGATACCATTCAGGAATTTCTTCAGTCAGATACTCTGACGCTGGGAATCTGCAACGGGTTTCAGGTCTTGATGAAGTCAGGAATTCTTCCCGGCGGCGCCGATCAGCAATCGAAGGATTCGAATTCCGAACCGGAAGCGACTCTCACCTGGAACGAGAGCGGTCGATATACGGACTTGTGGGTGAATCTAAAAAGCTGCTCAAGCCGAAATGTATTTCTCAAAGGGATCGATCAACTTGAGTCACCGATCGCACACGCTGAGGGAAGATTGAGAGTTTCTGACGAGTCCGTCCTCCAGACTTGGGAAGAAAACGGACAGGTCGCGTTGCGTTATACCACTGCCTCTGGAGCAGATTCCTCAGAGAGTTCAGCGAACAACGTGCTTCCTTACCCGGAAAATCCGAACGGTTCGTTTTCGAATATCGCCGGGCTGGGAGATCCATCGGGGAGAGTCTTGGGCTTGATGCCGCATCCCGAACGGTTCTTGTTCGCGACGCAACATCCGCAATGGACGCGCAAGAATCTGCGAGGAGATGGAGCAGGGCTTCAGATCTTCAAGAACGCCGTCGAATACTTTTAG
- a CDS encoding PQQ-binding-like beta-propeller repeat protein, producing the protein MKRTMVVGLLATCLTILLPSTGNSQDATEEKNPIGEWFRNLDREVREGAEAIEQDKLGRDQLDSRTPQNQDLARRLDQARIAIEKQNWHDAIEILQFLIDSPDDSFFFDSRRELRSLKGEVQRILESVPPEALRNYENRFQPAARRQLDSALRQQDVDILHSTGLKYSATDTGQESLRQLAYRWRDEGQLDSAADLLARVARQESNPQASARLAKQAALIASEADNPSLVEALTKEFGIPQDQTDLRSSFPSHDRAQRTATSETPLLTDRDFSPKNLVPAWSQPAIERFAIRDAVSHIFSDLQQNGRTLIPVSSTAFAAGKIVLRTLRSLEVREASTGQLVWEDRNVDDLESIVVNDMSDSLRTLQMSGRASEVSPLTSLLLRDQVSRSVSTDGEFVYVIENNSVLTESGRSNSYLWQRRVASEGKQDSGWGSNRLMVYDIDTGRPAWKVGGAVVEAPFSPPLAGTFFFGAPTVDGSELYIIGEREDQVTLFVLDRFNGEMLWSQAIAIPSSPITSDIIRRYWSCTPTVSGPLVFCPTTCGWLVAVDRTTRRLAWATRYSDRKQGGRRFRGGNAFQAIQDLNRRWDRSQVIPYENYVISTPIELPDEFGNSTNFSFCLDRETGALIWQQEKDDCLYLAGIHNDLAIYVGNNFVVARNVNERGRIAWKKPLSSDELSVCGRGVILNDQLLLPLENNQIAVVDLETGEHWKTFQLAVEGASFGNMQVSRNYLVSVSSFDSMAIALDGSIGSQQEQSEEFVKTLRNINQLISEGMDQEAFELCRSVRETLKNDPNIEFSIDPVDELYWNLIDKSILNHEGDLQSLSDLAPEGVDRVKIRQRLVNAAIDSGEAVTAVGICMELLKTSSLKEYLEENNRTVRIDSWIAGKLDQILKECTSNERLQIERTISLKAVELRNHLNIDRLARALSATPTGTQLQFELAIQDRSEDRFSNALLRFERVLDSNDDDLKVPALVEMASIFRQKKLLADERNIWNEILKAPPTVIRGGIDSHEAAKTALNELEKLASESPAIDDHWGDSWAALRAGTLGRDDHVLAIPQQGESSPVVTTKNYLYHPQHQRIRIEDGKSGQLYWTFPVRSIPYLSRSSGVGILHAGSMSYFVHRGVLHAVQVLDREVPWSYSPDISGAAAARLRRPSRHDSYSMVNPIAFRNHLNLTSQSSLTGFLLAANSSAVLVLDEEMHALDPLTGELLWTERDVDTRRTGRPHGPDFLLTSHRRDTQHIRGIDGAQVEEITDRNFALNCLKVNANSIVTLTQPSDEKKGAWVLAATRTDDDETLWSIDIEDSATMTDVDFQTVAVLTSVGELSSIDLKTGERRQLGSLPGELMRVNKRIYCFADALRIFVKVAHGDASSGYVNLPSFRTPGTLFAFDRGGELLWSRTTESLNPPEPEVEPEPEDAPAEKKNRKNRKERNWTMNLVTREVENSPLILFVSDQPEPKLDSSFRKLRLVGLDKRTGETVVEWERLSNSGGFSYIHFDRYKRLIDLWTYNERLKIKPTKQVATSQERAQ; encoded by the coding sequence ATGAAGAGGACGATGGTTGTCGGGTTGCTCGCAACCTGCCTGACGATTTTGCTTCCCTCAACAGGCAACAGTCAGGACGCAACAGAAGAAAAGAATCCGATTGGGGAGTGGTTCCGGAATCTTGATCGCGAAGTCCGTGAGGGGGCGGAAGCAATCGAGCAAGACAAGCTCGGTCGCGACCAACTTGATTCACGGACACCGCAGAATCAAGATCTTGCCAGACGTCTCGATCAAGCTCGTATCGCAATCGAAAAGCAGAACTGGCACGATGCCATCGAGATCCTCCAGTTCCTGATTGACTCGCCGGACGACTCCTTCTTTTTCGATTCCCGTCGCGAGCTGCGGTCCCTCAAAGGAGAAGTCCAACGGATTCTGGAGAGTGTTCCACCTGAAGCACTGCGGAACTACGAGAATCGATTTCAACCGGCTGCTCGCAGACAACTCGACTCAGCACTTCGCCAACAAGACGTCGACATCCTGCACTCCACCGGGTTGAAATACTCTGCAACGGACACTGGACAAGAATCGCTGAGGCAACTTGCGTACCGATGGAGAGACGAGGGCCAACTCGATTCAGCAGCTGATCTGCTCGCTCGTGTCGCGCGTCAGGAATCAAACCCCCAAGCTTCCGCACGCCTGGCGAAACAGGCAGCCTTGATTGCATCCGAGGCGGACAATCCTTCGCTGGTCGAAGCACTCACGAAAGAGTTCGGCATCCCGCAAGATCAAACGGACTTGCGATCCAGCTTCCCCTCTCACGATCGTGCTCAACGCACAGCAACATCCGAGACACCTCTTCTCACGGACCGTGATTTCTCTCCCAAGAACCTCGTTCCCGCGTGGAGCCAACCGGCAATCGAACGATTCGCGATTCGTGACGCGGTCAGCCACATCTTTTCAGATCTTCAACAGAATGGCCGCACACTGATTCCGGTCTCGTCCACTGCGTTCGCAGCTGGAAAGATTGTGCTTCGAACCTTGCGCAGCCTGGAAGTTCGAGAAGCATCGACCGGTCAGCTTGTGTGGGAAGATCGCAATGTCGACGACCTCGAATCGATCGTCGTCAACGACATGAGCGACTCACTGAGAACGCTTCAGATGAGTGGAAGAGCTTCAGAAGTCAGTCCGCTCACGAGTCTGCTTCTTCGCGATCAGGTCTCTCGCAGCGTGAGCACCGATGGCGAGTTCGTCTATGTCATCGAGAACAATTCAGTGCTCACCGAGTCCGGTAGAAGCAATTCCTATCTCTGGCAGCGTCGAGTTGCTTCCGAAGGAAAACAGGATTCGGGCTGGGGCTCAAACCGTCTCATGGTCTACGACATCGACACCGGCCGACCGGCCTGGAAAGTGGGCGGAGCAGTCGTGGAAGCTCCTTTCTCACCTCCACTCGCGGGGACGTTCTTCTTCGGCGCTCCAACCGTCGATGGATCAGAATTGTACATCATTGGAGAACGCGAGGATCAGGTCACGTTGTTCGTGCTCGATCGATTCAATGGCGAGATGCTGTGGTCTCAGGCAATCGCAATCCCATCCAGCCCGATTACCAGCGACATCATTCGCCGCTACTGGAGTTGTACGCCGACAGTTTCCGGTCCTCTTGTCTTCTGTCCGACGACGTGCGGATGGCTCGTGGCTGTCGATCGCACGACGCGCAGACTCGCTTGGGCGACTCGTTACAGCGACCGAAAACAAGGCGGCAGGCGTTTTCGTGGAGGAAATGCCTTCCAGGCGATTCAAGATCTGAACCGTCGTTGGGATCGTTCGCAGGTCATTCCCTACGAGAACTATGTCATCAGCACGCCGATCGAGTTGCCTGATGAGTTCGGAAATTCGACCAACTTCTCGTTCTGTTTGGATCGAGAAACCGGAGCGCTGATCTGGCAACAGGAGAAAGATGATTGCTTATATCTGGCCGGAATTCATAACGATCTGGCAATTTACGTTGGAAACAATTTTGTCGTTGCACGAAACGTGAACGAACGCGGGCGGATCGCGTGGAAGAAACCGCTCTCGTCCGATGAGCTCTCAGTCTGTGGTCGCGGAGTCATTCTTAACGACCAACTCCTCCTGCCACTTGAGAACAACCAAATCGCGGTTGTCGATCTTGAGACTGGCGAGCACTGGAAAACGTTTCAACTGGCCGTCGAAGGAGCCAGCTTCGGAAACATGCAGGTCTCCCGAAATTATTTAGTCTCCGTATCCAGCTTCGACAGCATGGCAATCGCCCTCGATGGAAGCATCGGATCGCAACAGGAGCAGTCCGAAGAGTTCGTGAAAACACTTCGGAATATCAATCAGCTCATCTCAGAAGGAATGGACCAGGAAGCCTTTGAGCTTTGTCGGTCCGTCCGGGAAACGCTCAAGAACGATCCCAATATCGAGTTTTCAATTGACCCCGTCGACGAACTCTATTGGAACCTGATCGACAAGAGCATTCTCAATCACGAAGGCGACCTGCAATCGTTGAGCGATCTCGCTCCCGAAGGTGTGGATCGTGTCAAAATCCGACAACGCCTGGTGAATGCAGCTATTGATTCTGGAGAAGCTGTCACTGCGGTCGGGATTTGCATGGAGCTTCTCAAGACTTCGTCACTGAAGGAATATCTTGAAGAAAACAATCGCACCGTTCGAATCGATTCCTGGATCGCTGGCAAGCTGGACCAGATCCTCAAGGAATGCACTTCAAACGAACGACTGCAAATTGAACGAACGATTTCTCTGAAAGCCGTTGAGCTCAGGAATCATCTCAATATCGATCGCCTCGCGCGAGCCCTGTCAGCCACGCCGACAGGAACGCAGCTTCAATTTGAACTCGCGATTCAGGATCGTTCCGAAGATCGGTTCTCTAATGCCCTGCTCCGGTTCGAAAGAGTTCTCGACTCGAACGATGATGACTTAAAAGTCCCAGCTTTAGTCGAGATGGCCAGCATCTTTCGACAGAAGAAACTTCTGGCTGACGAACGCAACATCTGGAACGAGATCTTAAAGGCACCTCCAACGGTGATTCGCGGAGGAATTGACAGCCACGAAGCTGCGAAGACCGCTCTCAATGAACTCGAGAAACTGGCATCGGAATCGCCAGCGATTGACGATCACTGGGGTGACTCTTGGGCCGCTTTGAGAGCTGGCACGCTCGGACGCGATGACCACGTTCTCGCCATTCCGCAGCAAGGGGAGTCTTCTCCCGTCGTGACGACAAAGAACTACTTGTACCATCCTCAACACCAGCGGATCCGCATCGAAGATGGCAAGAGCGGCCAGCTGTATTGGACATTCCCAGTACGCAGCATTCCGTATCTGTCTCGCAGCTCTGGTGTCGGAATACTACATGCTGGCTCGATGTCTTACTTCGTGCATCGTGGGGTTCTCCACGCTGTTCAAGTTCTCGACCGTGAAGTTCCTTGGTCTTACTCTCCGGATATCTCCGGTGCAGCAGCTGCGAGGTTGCGACGACCTTCCCGTCACGACTCCTACTCGATGGTCAATCCGATAGCGTTTCGGAACCATCTGAACCTGACATCGCAAAGCTCGTTGACCGGATTTCTGCTCGCTGCCAACAGCTCGGCAGTTCTAGTCCTCGACGAAGAAATGCATGCTCTCGATCCGCTCACCGGAGAACTTCTGTGGACCGAACGAGATGTCGACACTCGAAGAACCGGAAGGCCACATGGTCCTGATTTTCTGCTGACCAGTCACCGTCGCGACACCCAGCACATTCGCGGAATTGACGGAGCTCAAGTCGAAGAAATCACCGATCGGAACTTCGCCCTGAACTGCCTGAAGGTGAACGCAAACTCCATTGTGACACTCACACAACCTTCGGATGAAAAGAAGGGAGCCTGGGTTCTCGCAGCAACTCGAACAGACGATGACGAGACCCTCTGGAGCATCGACATCGAAGACTCAGCAACGATGACGGATGTCGACTTTCAGACGGTCGCTGTTTTGACGTCAGTCGGTGAACTCTCTTCGATCGATCTGAAAACTGGCGAACGACGTCAGCTGGGAAGTCTTCCTGGGGAGTTGATGAGGGTGAACAAACGGATCTACTGCTTCGCTGATGCCCTGCGAATTTTTGTGAAAGTTGCGCACGGCGACGCGAGTTCCGGATACGTCAATCTGCCTTCATTCCGCACGCCAGGAACCTTGTTCGCATTTGATCGAGGCGGAGAGTTACTCTGGTCCAGAACAACTGAGAGCTTGAATCCGCCGGAGCCAGAGGTTGAGCCAGAACCGGAAGACGCACCTGCTGAGAAGAAGAATCGCAAGAACAGAAAAGAACGCAACTGGACGATGAACCTCGTGACTCGCGAGGTGGAGAACTCGCCCCTGATTCTGTTCGTGAGTGATCAACCGGAGCCGAAGCTCGACAGTTCGTTCCGCAAACTTCGTCTCGTTGGCCTCGATAAACGTACTGGAGAAACGGTCGTTGAATGGGAACGCCTCTCTAATTCCGGGGGTTTCTCTTACATACACTTCGACCGTTATAAACGACTGATCGATTTGTGGACTTACAATGAACGATTAAAAATTAAACCGACGAAACAAGTCGCAACATCTCAAGAACGTGCTCAATGA